Genomic segment of Cyprinus carpio isolate SPL01 chromosome A13, ASM1834038v1, whole genome shotgun sequence:
ggtgagatcacagattttttacatatattgtgCGGTGTTTACGGCCGTATGTATTTTCTGTAGACTGATGCTGTACATGCAATCTCTCCTGCAGTGTTCCACTGGCAGGCAACAATCATGGGGCCGGTGAGTACAATAAAACATTGCTGTAGAAGCATGTTACTAAATAGTATAATACTGACACAAAATGTACAATACTGTTCAGACGTTTGGTGttggttgcattttttttttaaatgtgtttggaaGTCTTTGATGCTtgcaaaggctgcatttatttgatgaaaaatacagtaaaaacagcaatattttgaaatattatttcaatttaaaacaactgttttgcatttcaatgtattttaaatgtaatttattccggtgatgcaaagctgaattttcagtgtcacgtgatccttcagaaatcattctaatatgccagttattattaatgttgaaaacagttatgctgcttaatatttttgtggaaaccaggattctctgatgaataaaaaagttaaaaagaacagcatttatttgaaattgattttttttgtaacattattgatgtctttactatcactttttatcattttaatgcatccttgaataaaagcaataatttctgtaaaaaaaaaaaataatgcatccttaaaatgaaaagaaattcttagtgaccccaaacaatttgaaacagtagtgtaaatatacTAAAgacattttttcccttttttattaaaaaacagaatgaaagTCCATATCAGGGTGGCGTTTTTTTCCTAACCATACACTTCCCAACAGATTACCCCTTCAAACCACCAAAGGTAAGAActataaaaacagcacaaaacccttttttttttttgcatgtttgcctGTAGGTGTGTATAACAATTGCTTTCTTTGTGTTAGGTTGCATTTACTACAAGAATCTACCATCCCAACATAAACAGTAATGGCAGCATCTGTCTGGATATCCTCAGGTCCCAGTGGTCTCCTGCGCTTACTATTTCTAAAGGTACACACACAATAATAGGTGTTTCTTTATTAGTAAATGCTTAGAAACAATAAGTCCtaatacttgaaataaattagGCCTATAATAGATACATAAGGTAGCTGCAGTTGACTAATTTGATTGGACGAGCAACGTGATATTTTGTATAATTGAATTCCCTGTGCTATATGTCAATGACGTGGTGTGTTTCCACATATTGTGCTCCTCTCTGTAGTTCTCCTGTCCATCTGCTCACTCTTATGTGACCCCAATCCAGACGACCCTCTTGTGCCAGAGATTGCCCGAATCTATAAAACAGACACAGAGAAGTAAGTACAGcctgaatttaaatatttttacatttttactttgtaaatttgttttgtattttgttatctTACACTtctatttcatttgaatttgctACAAGTTTTTAAGTCTAGAGAGAGTCTCAGAGATTTGTTTTCGCAGGGCCATAAAAATCATTGGTTATTCTTAATAAGTGAAagcaaattaatattattatgtttggCTAGAGAAGccagttacatttacattgtaaGTCTGATCCAAAAAGCTTATTTGAATGCAGTCAGCACCAAATTACAGCAGTTTATCACAGATAATATCAGCATCAAAccttcatttaataatttgtttgttgttaaaaaaaaattaaatgtgtaataaataagAGCACCTTATGTCAGCCCTTTTTTCTAAGTGACGTGGTTGTGGGAATCATTTTAAGACACAAGGTTTTTGTGAATAGAAAGGGCTGTCAGAACAGCAAGGACTTTTTTTGTCTAATACACCATGCTCTATCAGGTATAATAGAATGGCAAAGGAATGGACAGAGAAATATGCCATGCTGTAGGTGAAAGTCAACTCTGCATTGTGAACATTAGAGGTACTGTAGAGAGAGAGTGAAGCGCTGCAAACTGTTGCTTCCGGTGTGTTGCAGCATGAGCGTGTGGCCACAGCAGGTGTGCATCACTAATACATGCTATCATGTCCTCGAAAATGACTGAGAAAAAGCACAGAATGCTTTCAAGTGAAAATTCAGATATGCTTTTAACTTTTGCAAACCCTGCGGTATCTTGTGATTTGTTAGGGTTTATTTAGTCCTGCATTCAACTCAACCTTACAGCAAGCATGGCTTTTAATCAGCCATAAAGTCTTAAAGCAGCATGACATTTTTGTCAAGTAGATGGAAACTGTTAGAGCTGAAAATTGTAATGGCTGTGCATTTGTGGTTTGTGTGAGCTAGTTGTAGCACTGCATGAGAAGCATCAGGATGCTAGTAGAAATATACATAAAGGCAAGATACTACAGGCAAAACGTTTTGTTCATTTGAGATTTTGGGTTATTTGGCTTTTCATAATGtgttcagactagtggaaagaaaacatacagCTATAAGTGTTTAGTTTATCACACTCTATCTATATACATATCTTTCACACATTTTTCCCATTCACTGAGCAATGCACTAACAAgtacatacaccaaactttacagttttattccaattaagggtttttacagaggggtgtGATCATATTATTCACCTGATGTTAAGTAGTTATTCCTAAAAAcgtggttttatatatatatatatatataattttttttctggctgctaacagtattttctgatttacctggctttatccaatgttcagatttctgttcagtaaatgtatgtaaataagtgcatatttatttagataatttaaataCTTCAATATAAAATTTCAGAAAtgtgaaatacaaaaaatgtttgcaattcttaATATAATCAGTCAACTATATTATGTCTGTTAGTTTTTTCTAAATTCATCTggggtgtcttgccttaaatcttcaagtaaaaatgttttaaaaagagatTAAATGAAGTACTTTATTAATAAAGGAGAAATCACATAGTCATCAGAAGGGTTTGAAACTGAACTGCGTTTTGGCTGCATGAAGGGTCACTTGATTTCAAATGTCTAATATTTTTCTGTCCTCTTTGCAGATACAACAGAATAGCGCGGGAATGGACTCAGAAATATGCCATGTGATGTTGGCGGGACACATTTATACACTGTTTGTTCTCTCATGTTTTGGACACTGTTGCAAGACCATATTTCTCCATCCGTCTCTTATGGAGGCACAATCAAACAGAAATGCAGGCCTGCTCCTGGCCTCTCCACACTACAAAGTCTTGAAATGGACCTCGCCAGTCTGATGGAAGTTCTTCCACTCTCAGCTCTGCATATCTTTGATCTTTACCAATCAACTCCTCTCACTCCACAACACGTCATGCCTGTGTGACCTGAGTGTGTTCTCTTTGAGCTGCTCGGAAAGAGAATGTCTTTAGGTTATTCTGCCTTTTTGAGGGCTTTACTCCTGGAGTGCATGCAGTCACAGGAGAAAAGGTCAGATGTGAGCGATTGGGACTGATTCCTATATCCTGTTTGATTGTAAAGATTTGCAACATTCTGAACAGCTCTTGGCCCAACTTTTCACAGCCGAGACACTGAGATACAACTCGCTCAATTGACTTAAATATCCATTTAAAATCCCGCTACTTTTTCCTTTCAATAAAGATATAACTCATAGCTGTGTagttgtttttctatttgaattttacAGTCTGTATTCAGATGAGCATAGATtagactgtttttgttgttgtt
This window contains:
- the LOC109086991 gene encoding ubiquitin-conjugating enzyme E2 D2-like isoform X1, yielding MALKRIHKELNDLARDPPAQCSAGPVGDDVFHWQATIMGPNESPYQGGVFFLTIHFPTDYPFKPPKVAFTTRIYHPNINSNGSICLDILRSQWSPALTISKVLLSICSLLCDPNPDDPLVPEIARIYKTDTEKYNRMAKEWTEKYAML
- the LOC109086991 gene encoding ubiquitin-conjugating enzyme E2 D2-like isoform X2, whose product is MALKRIHKELNDLARDPPAQCSAGPVGDDVFHWQATIMGPNESPYQGGVFFLTIHFPTDYPFKPPKVAFTTRIYHPNINSNGSICLDILRSQWSPALTISKVLLSICSLLCDPNPDDPLVPEIARIYKTDTEKYNRIAREWTQKYAM